From Solibacillus isronensis, the proteins below share one genomic window:
- a CDS encoding YjzD family protein: protein MQYIITFFWSFLLVSMLNYVVSSVLSVDFNFMNGVIVSLVFSVLVIIIAAIIPNESTPEAEAEHH from the coding sequence ATGCAATATATCATTACGTTCTTTTGGTCATTCTTATTAGTTTCAATGCTAAACTATGTAGTAAGTTCTGTATTAAGTGTAGATTTTAACTTCATGAATGGCGTAATCGTATCATTAGTATTCAGCGTATTAGTTATTATTATCGCTGCAATCATTCCAAACGAATCAACTCCAGAAGCAGAAGCAGAGCATCATTAA
- a CDS encoding ATP-dependent Clp protease ATP-binding subunit has translation MQFNQTQDNRPPLEQFGRNLIEQVKNGKMDPVIGRDEEIRNVIRILSRKTKNNPVLIGEPGVGKTAIVEGLAQRIVRQDVPEGLKDAELYELDMSALIAGASYRGQFEERLKSVLKQVKESDGRIILFIDEIHTIVGAGKADGAMDAGNMLKPMLARGELHCIGATTLDEYRMYIEKDPALERRFQQVMVREPSIEDTVSILRGIKDRFEEHHRGVRIHDRAIIAAAQLANRYITDRFLPDKAIDLVDEACAMIRIEIDSMPQELDQLMRRLTQLKIEQQALKKEKDDASKKRLEIITDEIDTLEVSIKSMKEQWELEKNGLQIVRDKKDELKKMEAERDDLFISGSNLARASELQYSKIPQLEKEIAELELQLKQSEGNRMLREEVTEEEIAKIISRWTGIPVTKLVEGERDKLLRLKDTLHERVVGQDDAVTYVTEAVWRARSGIKDPNKPIGSFLFLGPTGVGKTELAKALAAQLFDSEDHFIRIDMSEYMEKHSVSRLVGAPPGYIGYEEGGQLTEAVRRNPYAVVLLDEIEKAHPDVANILLQVLDDGRITDSQGRIVNFTNTVIILTSNIGSQFLLEASEEAEQLVQAALRQHFKPELLNRMDDIIMFHALSNEHFHKIAWKYVKQLQDRVAEQEITLSVDGEVVDWIVKHGIDPQFGARPLKRFVQRHLETIVARELLKGEVTAGGSLSIALENGELVIKLN, from the coding sequence ATGCAATTTAACCAAACACAAGATAATCGTCCTCCATTAGAGCAATTTGGACGAAACTTAATTGAACAAGTAAAAAACGGTAAGATGGATCCGGTTATTGGACGAGATGAGGAAATCCGGAACGTCATTCGTATTCTGTCACGTAAAACAAAAAACAATCCGGTCCTCATCGGTGAGCCAGGTGTTGGTAAAACAGCGATCGTCGAAGGGCTGGCACAGCGTATCGTAAGACAGGATGTTCCGGAAGGATTAAAAGATGCGGAGCTTTATGAACTGGATATGAGTGCACTAATTGCCGGTGCATCGTATCGCGGGCAGTTTGAAGAGCGGCTGAAATCGGTATTAAAGCAAGTGAAAGAATCAGATGGACGTATTATTTTATTCATCGATGAGATCCATACAATTGTCGGTGCAGGAAAAGCGGACGGAGCAATGGATGCAGGAAATATGCTGAAACCAATGCTTGCACGTGGTGAACTGCATTGTATTGGAGCAACAACATTGGATGAATACCGTATGTATATCGAGAAAGATCCTGCATTGGAACGCCGCTTCCAGCAAGTAATGGTGAGAGAACCTTCTATTGAAGATACGGTTTCCATTTTACGTGGAATAAAAGACCGTTTTGAAGAACATCACCGTGGTGTTCGCATTCATGACCGCGCGATTATTGCAGCGGCTCAACTGGCGAACCGTTATATTACAGACCGCTTTTTACCGGATAAAGCAATTGATCTTGTCGATGAGGCATGTGCGATGATCCGCATAGAAATCGATTCAATGCCACAGGAACTGGATCAGTTAATGCGCCGCCTCACACAGCTGAAAATTGAGCAGCAGGCACTGAAAAAAGAAAAAGATGATGCAAGTAAAAAACGTCTTGAAATAATTACAGATGAAATTGATACATTGGAAGTTTCAATTAAGTCAATGAAGGAACAGTGGGAACTCGAGAAAAACGGTTTACAGATTGTACGCGATAAAAAAGATGAACTGAAAAAAATGGAAGCCGAGCGCGACGATTTATTTATTTCAGGCAGTAATTTAGCGCGGGCAAGTGAGCTTCAGTACAGTAAAATACCACAGCTTGAAAAGGAAATCGCCGAACTGGAACTGCAGTTGAAACAGTCGGAAGGTAACCGGATGCTGCGTGAAGAAGTGACTGAAGAAGAAATCGCTAAAATTATTTCACGCTGGACAGGGATTCCGGTAACGAAGCTTGTTGAAGGTGAACGCGATAAACTGCTCCGTTTAAAAGATACATTGCATGAAAGGGTAGTCGGTCAGGACGATGCGGTAACTTATGTAACGGAAGCAGTTTGGCGTGCGCGTTCCGGTATTAAAGACCCGAATAAGCCGATTGGAAGCTTCCTGTTCCTTGGTCCAACCGGTGTCGGGAAAACGGAATTGGCCAAAGCATTGGCCGCACAACTTTTCGATTCGGAAGACCATTTCATCCGTATTGATATGAGCGAGTATATGGAGAAGCATTCTGTATCCAGACTTGTCGGAGCTCCTCCAGGCTATATTGGCTACGAAGAAGGTGGTCAGCTGACAGAAGCGGTACGCCGCAATCCGTATGCTGTAGTACTGTTGGATGAAATCGAAAAGGCGCATCCGGATGTCGCGAATATTTTACTTCAAGTACTTGATGATGGCCGCATTACCGATAGCCAAGGACGGATTGTCAATTTTACGAATACCGTTATCATCTTGACATCGAATATCGGCTCACAGTTTTTACTGGAAGCATCAGAAGAAGCGGAACAGCTTGTTCAAGCAGCATTACGCCAGCACTTTAAGCCGGAGCTGTTAAACCGGATGGACGATATTATTATGTTCCATGCATTATCGAATGAGCACTTCCATAAGATTGCCTGGAAATATGTAAAGCAGCTTCAAGATCGGGTCGCAGAACAGGAAATTACGCTGTCTGTTGATGGGGAAGTTGTGGACTGGATTGTGAAGCACGGGATTGACCCGCAATTTGGTGCACGTCCGCTCAAACGCTTTGTCCAACGCCATTTGGAGACGATTGTTGCCCGTGAACTGTTAAAAGGGGAAGTCACAGCAGGTGGAAGTTTATCGATTGCATTGGAAAATGGAGAGTTAGTAATAAAATTAAATTAA